Genomic segment of Umezawaea sp. Da 62-37:
GGGTCCCGTCGGGCAGCAGGTCGTCCGCCGCGCCGACGGCCCAGTGGATCTCGTGGCGCCCGAACGCGGCCAGCAGCGTCGCCAGCGCGCCGGGCAGCAGGACGTCGTCGTGGTCGAGGACCTGCACCAGTTGGCCGGTGGCCCGTGCCAGCGCGAGGTTCCGGGTCGCGCTGATCCCCAGCCGCACCCCGTTGGCGCCGTACCTGGCGTTCGGTACGTCCTCGAAGAAGCCTGCCAGCGACGGGGTGTCGCCGTCCTCCTGGACGACCCATTCGAGGTCCCAGCCGTCCGGGAGGACCTGCGCCCGGACGCCGTCCGCGGTGGCGGGCAGGTGGTCGGACTTGGGGGCGTACGCGGCGGTGATGATCGAGATCGTGGGCAACGCTCACCCTCCCCGGAGTGCGGGAAGCCTTACCGGCCACCACGTCCGGGCCAGGGTGGCACACCTGCCGTCCACGCGCTAACGAGCGGCGGACTCCGACGACCACGTCCGTGATCAGCCGGTGGTGTCCCGCCGCGGTTCGCCGCGCAGGGCGTTGAGGCCGCCGCGCGCGTCCTCCAGGACGATCTGCTCGGCGGCCGCGGAGTCGCCCGCTCGCAGGGCGTGGACGAGCGCGCGGTGGCTGGCGTAGCGGTCCAGGCCGAAATCCTTGTCGACGGCGACCCGCTCCAGCAGGCGCGTCCGGCGTTCGGAGGGGGAGAACACCCTGGTCTGCTCCAGCAGCCGCACCAGGACCGCGTTCGCGGCGCACGCGTCCACGCCCTCGTTGAACCGCTGCATGGTGTCGAGCAGCGCGTCGAGGTGCTTGTCGATCGGCTTGCCGTCCTCGTGCCGCTTGCGGATGACGATGTGCAGGTCGTCGGCCTCGTCGAGGATCGCGTCGAGCCGGTCCAGCTGCTCCGGGGTGGCGTGCCGGGCGGCGAACCGCGCGACCAGGCCGCGCAGGCCGATCTCGACCTCGGCGAGGTCCTGGCGCGCGGTGTCGCCGATCGTGGCGACGACGACCGTGCGCGGGCCGGTGCGCTCGATGAGCCCGTCCTGCTCCAGCCGCCGGATGGCCTCGCGCACGGGGGTGGGGCTGACCGACAGCCGTTCGGCCAGTCCGCGTTCGGTGATCTTCTCGCCGGGACGCAGCTCGCCGGACCCGATCGCGTCGCGGACCGCGCGGTAGGAGCGGTCGGCCAGCGTGTCGTTGGTCAGCGTGCTCAGGGTGTCCCGTGACATGTGATCACGATAGCCCACGTGCGATGGGCTAAAACTTAAGAAACTTTTGACAATTTTGCTATAGCATTTTACGGTGTGCCGCACGCCACTCCTGACTCATCCGACTCCAACGAGGGATCACGAATGACGTCGGTAACCACACCCGTGGACCGTGCGGCGGCGCGCGGGATCATGTTCTACTGCGCCCTGGCGGTGTTCGCCCAGGAATCGATGTGGACGTTCTACGACACGCAGGTCCCGCCGCTGCTGCGCGAGCACGTCGGCAGCGCTGCGGTGGTGGGGCTGCTGATGGGCATGGACAACTTCCTGGGCATCTTCGTCCAGCCGTGGATGGGCAACCGGTCGGACAACACCCGGACCCGGTGGGGGCGCCGGATGCCCTACATCGCCGTCGTGATGCCCGCCTCGGCCCTGCTCTTCCTGCTCATCCCGCTGGCGTGGTCGTTCGCGTCGCTGGTCGTCGTGATGTTCCTGTTCGGCTTGGTGGGCAACAGCTTCAAGCCCGTGGTCGAGTCGCTGATGCCGGACTTCGTCGAGCCGGAACGCCGTAGTCGCGGCAACGCGGCGGTGAAGATCGCCTCCGGGCTCACCACCGTCACGACGGCGGTCATCAGCGTCCTGCTGGTCGACGACCACCCGGCGCTCGCCTTCGTCATCCCGTCCGGGATCGCGTTCCTCGTGCTGGCCGTGCTGGTGTGGCGGGTGCGCGACAACCGCTCCAGGGCCTACCGGGCGGCGCTCGTCGAGGACGCCGCCGACGTCGCGAAGGCGGACGCGGCCAAGGGCGTCCGCATGCGCGAGGTCGTGATGGGCGTCTTCCGCGACGTCGACCGCAGCCGACTGCTCCTGCTGGTCTCCGTACTGCTGTTCGGCGGGGCCTACGCGGCGTCGCGGGCGTTGATGACGCCGTACGCCATGGAGTCCGTCGGCCTGTCCCGCGGCGACGCGGGTGGCCTCACGCTGCCCGCGGGCGTGGCGTTCCTGATCGCCGCCTATCCCGCCGCGCTGCTGGCGGAACGGATCGGCCGCCTGCGCGTGATGGCCATCGGCATGGCCGTCTTCGCCGCCGCGATGGTCCTCGGGACCGTCGTGCAGACGTCGGTCGCGACCATGGTCGCGCTGGGACTGGCCGGTGTCGGCGCCTCCGGGTTCATCATCAACGCCGCCGTGGTGCTGTGGAACCTCGCACCCTCGGTGCGCGTGATCGGCACCTACACCGGCCTCTACACGGTGACCTGGCAGTTGGGCGGGCTGGTCGGCCCCACCGTCGTCGGCGGCATGGTCGACGTGACCGGCTGGCGCTTCATGCTGCTCGACGCGGGCCTGCTCGCCGCCCTCGCGGTGGTGGCGGTGCTGCGGATCCAGGTGCTGGCGCGCCGCCGGACCTCGGACATCGGAAAGGTGCTGTAGACCGTGCCGCTGGTCCTGATCACGACCGACCACCTGCGCCGCGGCGGTGAGGCCGACGCCCTGCTCGCCGAGGCCGGTCACACGACGCGCCACCTGACGCGGGCCGCCGACCTCGTGGCGGCGTTGGACGGCGTCGAGGGCGCGGTCGTCGGCAACGAGCCGATCACCGCCGACGTCCTCGGCCGGGCGACCTCGTTGCGCGCGGTGGTCCGCTCCGGGGTCGGCTACGACTCGGTCGACGTCGAGGCCGCGACCCGGCTGGGCATCTCGGTCAGCAACCTGCCGGGCGTCAACGCCAACGCCGTCGCCGAGTACACCCTGGGCCTGCTGCTGGCCTCCTCCCGTCGGCTGGTGTCCACCGCCCTCGGCGTCGCCCAAGGCCGGTGGCCGCGCGGAAGCGGTCGCGAACTGCGCGGCGCGACCCTGGGCCTGGTCGGCTACGGCGCTTCGGCGCGCGGGGTCGTCCCGCTGGCGCTCGCCTTCGGGATGACGGTGCTGTGCACGACGAAGATCCCTGACGAGAACCCCTTCGTGCGGTTCGTGGACCTCGGCACGCTGCTGCGCGAGTCGGACTACGTCTCGCTGCACACCACCCTCACCCCGCGGACCCGGCACCTGGTCGACGCGGAGGCGTTCGCCCTGATGAAGCCGACCGCCGTGCTGGTCAACACCGCGCGCGGGCCGCTCGTGGACGAGGCCGCGCTGGTGGCGGCCGTGACGACCGGGCGGATCGCGGGCGCCGAACTCGACGTGGTGGACGTCGAACCGCTGCCCGTGGGCAGCCCGTTGCGCGGGGGCGACGGCATCACCGTGTACTCGCACATGGCGGGCCAGACCGCGGAATCCCGGCGGGCCACCGCCGTCGGCGCCGCCCGTGAACTCGTCGCCGCGCTCAACGGGGCTCCGCGCTCGTCGGTCAACGCCCACCTGATCACGTAGGCCGGTCCGCGCGAACGCCACGGGCTCATCCGCCGTGTTATGCTATAGCAAGAACCAAAGCTATCTCATCGAGTGTTCAGGGGAGTGCGGATGACCAAGCCGGACGAAGTGCGGATCCTGGTGCCGTCGGGAATGCTGGGTGCCGGCTTCGACGCGGCCGCCGTGGAGCGGGGGCTCGCGCTGGGGGCCGACGTCATCGCCGTCGACGGCGGGTCCACCGACTCGGGGCCGTACTACCTGGGCTCGGGGCAGCCGAAGACCGCCGCGGCCGCGGTGTCGCGCGACCTGCGGATCCTCCTCGGCGCGGCCGCGAAGGCCCGCATCCCGCTGATCGTGGGCTCCTGCGGCACGAGCGGGACCGACTCGGGCGTCGACTGGGTCGCCGGGATCGTCGACGACATCCTCACCGAGGACGGTCTGGCCCTCACCGTCGCGACCATCTACAGCGGGCAGGTTGCGGCGGACGTCGTGGGGCACCTCGACGCCGGACGCGTGCACCCGCTCGCGCCGATGGGGGAGCTGCGGGCCGAGACCCTGGAGGCCTGCACCCACATCGTCGGGATGATGGGCCACGAGCCGATCGTCGCCGCGCTCCAGGGTGGCGCGGACGTCGTGCTGGCGGGCCGCGCGACCGACACCGCCGTCGCCGCCGCCTACCCGTTGATGATGGGCATGCCCGCCGGACCGACGTGGCACGCCTCGAAGATCGTCGAGTGCGGCGGCCAGTGCACGACCAACCCGCGCTCGGGCAGCGTGTTCGCCACGATCGACCGCACCGGCTTCGTCATCGAGTCGCTCGACGAGTCGGTCGCCTGCACGCCGCACTCGGTGGCCGCGCACATGCTGTACGAGACGGCGAACCCGTTCCGGATGCGCGAACCCGCGGGCACCCTCGACGTGACCGACGCCGTGTACAGCGCCCTCGACGAGCGCAGGGTCCGCGTCGAGGGATCGCGGTTCGACCTCGCCGACCAGCACACCGTGAAGCTGGAGGGCGCGAGGATCACCGGCTACGAGACCATGTCGTTCAGCGCGATCCGCGACCCGCTGATCCTGCGGGACGTCGAGGGCTGGGCGGAGTTCCTCCGGCAGGTCCTCACCGGCCGCGTGACCCAGACGCTCGGCCTCGCGCCCGCCGACTACGCCTTCGACATCCGGCTCTACGGCCACAACGCCGTCCTCGGCCACCTCGACCCGGCGACCACGCCCGCCCGCGAGGTCGGTGTGATGCTGCTCGTCCAAGCCGCTTCGCAGGAGACGGCCACGGCCATCGCGAAGGTCGCCAACCCGCTGATGCTGCACCTGCCCGCGGTGGACATGGACTACCTGCCGAGCCTGGCCTTCCCCACGTCCCCGGCGGAGACCGAACGCGGCGCGTCGTACGAGTTCGTCCTGAACCACGTGGTCGACACCGAGACCCCGACCAGCATGTTCCGCACCCACTTCCGGAAGGCCGCCGCCCGTGTCTGACACCGCCCGCCCGACGATCGGCGACCTCGCGCTGGAGGTCCGCTCCAAGAACGCGGGCCCCTTCTGGGTCACCATCGAACTGTTCATGCGCGACGACGCGGGCTACGCGATCGTCGCCGACGAGGACTTCATCAACGAGGCCGTCGTCGCCAGGCTCTACGACGTGCCCGCCGACGGGGTGCAGATCTTCCGCATCCCGTCGCTGAAGGTCGTGAAGATCTCCTACCCGCGACCGATCAGCCAGGGCAGCCTGTTCGACCGCGACATCCACGCGGGCCAGCACCACGTGCCGCTCGCGGTCCTCGTCCCCTAGGTGGTCGCACCGCCCCGACGAGGAGCAGATCCGTCGGGAGCCGAGGCCGACCCGGTTCCCCGCGGCACAGCCGGGAGCGGCACGCTGTGCTCGGCGTGCCGCTCCCCGGCGTGCGGGTCAGTCGAACAGGTCGGGCTCGGTGCGGGAGATCTGGTCGAACAGCGGCTGGAACTGGAACCAGCCCGCCAGTTCGAACCCGACCTGCCCGTGGGTGAGCTTGGCGCTCTCCGGCGTGATCAGCCCGGTGTTGCCTGCGGCCTTCGCGATCAGCTGCGCCTGCGCCGAGCGCTCCATGGTGATGAACCACCACGCGGCCGAGTCCACTGTGGACCCGACCGTGAGCAGCCCGTGGTTGCGCAGGATCACGGCCTTGTTCGAGCCGAGCGCCGCGGCCAGCTTCCGGCCTTCCTCGGTGTCGTTGACCACGCCCGTGTAGTCCTCGAACACGGAGTGGTCGTCGTAGAACGCGCACGCGTCCTGCGTCAGCGGCTCCAGGACCTGGTCCGTTGACGACAGCGCCTTGCCGTGCAGGGAATGGCTGTGTGCCGCGCCGACCGCGTCCGGGCGGGCCTTGTGCACCTCGGAGTGGATGGCGAACGCGGCGCGGTTGACGTGGTAGCGGCCCTGCACCACGTTGCCGTCGTGGTCGACCAGCAGCAGGTCGCTGACCTTGACGTGCTTGAACGACATGCCGAACGGGTTGACCCAGAAGTGGTCCGGGTACTCGGGGTCGCGCGCGGTGATGTGCCCCGCCACGCCCTCCTCGAACCCGAGCCTGCCGAACAGGCGCAGCGCTCCCGCCAGCCGCTCCTTGCGGTGGCGGCGCTCCCGCGCGGGGTCGTCGAACTCCGGGGGACGGCGGAGGATCAGCTCCTCCGGCGGGATGGGCTTGAGGTCGTCGAGGGTCAGCGGCTCCCGGTCAGTGGTCATGCGGTCGTCCTTCCGATGGTCGCGAGCACGAGTTCGGTGAACTCCTTGGTGGAGGCGGTGCCGCCGAGGTCGCGGGTGCGGGCGGGGGTCGTCGCGAGGACGTGGGTGAAGGCCTCGTAGACCTCGGCGGCGGCCTCGGGGTGGCCGAGGTGGTCGAGCATCATCGAGGCGCACCAGATCGCGCCGAGCGGGTTGGCGACGCCCTGCCCGGCGATGTCCGGCGCGGAGCCGTGGACGGGTTCGAACATCGACGGGAAGTCCCGTTCCGGGTTCAGGTTCGCCGCGGGGGCGATGCCGATGCCGCCCGCCACGGCCGCCGCGAGGTCGCTGAGGATGTCGCCGAACAGGTTCGACGCCACGATCACGTCGAACCGGCCGGGATCGAGCACGATCTTCGCGACGAGGGCGTCGATGTGCTCCTGCCGCCACGTGACGGCGGGGTGGTGCGCGGCCCGCTCGGCGACCAGTTCGTCCCAGAACGGCATCGTGTGGACGATGCCGTTGGACTTCGTGGCCGAGACGAGGTCGCCGCCGCGCCTGCCCGCGAGGGTGAAGGCGTACTCGAGGACGCGTTCGACGCCGGGCCGGGTGAACACCGCCTCCTGAATGGCCATCTCGTCGGGGAAACCGCGGTTGAGGCGTCCGCCGACCTCCGAGTACTCGCCCTCCACGTTCTCCCGGACGACCACGAAGTCGACCTCCGGTGCTCCCGCCAGCGGACCGGGCACGCCGTCGAGGTTCCTGATCGGGCGGAGGTTGACGTACTGGCGGAACCGGCGGCGGATCGGGATCAGCAGCCCCCAGAGCGACACGTGGTCGGGGGTGCCGGGCCAGCCGACCGCGCCGAGCAGCACCGCGTCGTGGTGCCGGATCCGGTCCAGGCCGTCGGCGGGCATCATCGCGCCCTCGGCGGCGTACCGCTCGCAGGACCAGTCGAACGCGTCGTAGTCGAACCCGATCCCGTGCCGGGCGCCGACCGCGTCGAGCACCGCGCACGCCGGGGGCAGCACCTCCCGGCCGATGCCGTCACCGGGGACGAGGGCGATGCGGTGGCGCGTGGTCATGCCCCCATTGAACGGCCGCGGGCGGACGGGTGTCCAAGACCGAACCGGAGGGAAGTTGATAGGCGGAGCCTTTCAGTCCAGCGCGGCTTCCAGGAAGGCGGCGGCCGCCGGCGTGGGCCGCGTCCCCGGCGCGACCAGTGCCACGTGCAGGCTCTCGTCGACCGCGAGCGGCCGCACCACCAGGCCCGCCGCGAGGGCCAGCGGCCGCCACGAGTCCGCGACCACGGCCACCCCCGCCCCGGCCAGGACCAGGGGCAGCAGGGCTTCGCGCTGCTCCACCCGCACGGCGACGCGGCAGTCCGTGGCGGCCAGCACGGCGTCGGCGGCCCGCCGCATCCCCGTGCCCCGCTGCCCGACCACCAGCCCGAGCCCCCGCAACTCCTCCGGCCGCAGCGGACCGGTACCGCCGGGCAGGTCATCGGGGTCGCGCGCGACCAGCACGAACCGCTGCACCTCCAACGGCACCACCCGCAGCCCCGGCTCCCGCAACGGCCCGTTCGGCACCGCCACCAGCCCGACCTCCGCCGCCCCGTCCCGCACGGCGTCGCACACGTCCTCCGGCCGCGCCGCCGTGGACACCCCCACCTCCACGCCGGGGTGCCGCCGGAGGAACCCGCCGATCAACGACGCCAGCGGGCTCACCGCCTGCGAGGGCATCGACGAGATCGCCAACCGCCCGCCCGACACCCCGTCCACGGCTTGGACGGTGGCCTTCACGACGTCCAGCGACCGCACCAGCTCACGCGCGGGCTCCACCAGCGCTTGCCCGGCCGCGTTCAGCACCAGCCTCCGCTTGACCCGGTGGAACAGCTCGCACCCGAGTTCCCGCTCCAGCTTCCGCAGCGCCTGCGACACCGACGGCTGCGCCACGCGCAACCGCGCCGCGGCCTGGTGCACGCTGTCCGCGTCGACCACCGCGAGGAAGTACCGCAACTGCCGGACGTCCATCCATGCTCCAGGGCTGGGGTTTATAGGGAAAAACTATCACCGGGCAGGCTGCGCACGAGGTCGTCGACGTGCCCGGACGAGTGCGTCGGATCGAGGGTGAGCGGAATTGTCGGTGGTCGCGGGTAGCGTCTCGCGCCGTGAACGCTCGGGAACGCATCCAGGAACTCGCCGATCGGATCGTCGTGCTGCGCGACGCCTACTACCGCGGCTCGCCGCTGGTGGCGGACGCCGAGTACGACGTCGTCGAGGACGAGTTGCGGGAACTCGTCGGGGCCCACCCGGACCTGGCGCCCGATCCGAACCCGCTGGAGCAGGTGGGCGCGCCGGGGGTGCTGCACGCGCCGATCCGGCACTCGCGGCCGATGCTGTCGTTGGAGAAGGCGACCCGGCCCGAGCAGGTGGCGGCGTTCTTCGGCCGCTTCCCCGGCCAGCCGGTGGTGGTCATGCCGAAGCTGGACGGGTTGTCACTGGCGCTGGTCTACGAGAACGGGCGGCTGGCGCGGGCGGTCACGCGCGGGGACGGGACGACCGGTGACGACGTGACGACGCTCGTGCGGGCGCTGGCGGACGGGGTGCCGAAGCGGGTCGGGGCGCCGGGGCGGGTGGAGGTGCGGGGTGAGGCGGTGATGCTGCGGTCGACCTTCTCCGCCTACAACGTCGCGCACCCGGACAAGCCGCTGATCAACCCGCGCAACGCGGCCGCGGGCACGCTGCGCGCGAAGGACCCGGCCACGGTCGCCGAACGCAGGCTCCAGTTCTTCGCGTTCGACCTGGACACCGACCCCGACACCGCCGAGACCGACCTGCACGTCGCGTTGACCACGCTCGGCTTCGCCGTCGCGGACATGCGCCACCGCGACGACGCCGACTCCGCGCAGGCCGTGATCGGGGAGATCGAGCGGCAGCGCAACGAGCTGGACTACGACCTGGACGGCGCCGTGCTGCGCCTGGCCGACCGCGACGCCTACGCCGCCGCGGGCACCCGGTCGAACTCCCCGCGCGGGGCGCTGGCGTTCAAGTTCGCGGCCGAGGAGAAGACCACGGTCCTGTCCGATGTGGTCTGGGACGTCGGCAAGACCGGCAAGATCGCCCCGGTCGCGTGGCTGGAACCGGTGTTCGTGGGCGGCACGACGGTCACCCGCGCCACGCTGGCCAACCAGGAGGTCATCAAGGCGCGGGGCATCCGGATCGGGGACACGGTGCTGGTGCGCCGCGCGGGCGACGTGATCCCGTTCGTGGCCGGGGTGCTCGACGCCTCGAAGCGCACGGGGGCGGAGCGCGAGATCGTGCCGCCGACGGAGTGCCCGTCGTGCGCGCAATCGCTGACCGAGCAGGGCAACAGCCGGGAGCTGTTCTGCACCAACGTCGCCTGCCCCGCCCAGACCGTGCGGCGGCTGGTCCACTGGGCGTCGCGGGCCGCGGCGGACCTCGACGCGATCGGCGGGGTGTGGATCGAACGGCTGGCGGAGGCCGGGATCCTGGAGCACCCGTCGGACTTCTACGCGCTGACCAGGGAGACGTTGCTGGAGTTCGACCGCATCGGCGAGGTCTCGGCGACCCGCATGGTCGAGTCGATCGACGCAGGCCGCCAGGTCGGGCTGCGCCGGGCGCTGATCGGCCTCGCCATCCCGATGGCGTCGGAGGGCACCGCGACCCGGCTGTGCCGCGCGGGGTTCGGCTCGCTGGAGGAGGTCGCCGACTCGAGCCTCGAGGACCTGGTGGCCGTGGAGGACATCGGGCCGAAGGTCGCCGCGTCGCTCATCGAGCACCTCACCCGGCTCCGCCCCGAACTCCGACGGCTGCGGCAGCGGGGCGTGTCCCTGGACGTGCGCGAGGAGGACCTGCCGCCCGTGGTCGCGGCGGGCGCGCCGCTGGCGGGCAAGACGGTGGTGATCACCGGCGCCATCAGCGACCCGCGTTCCGGCGAGAAGGTCGCCCGGCCGACGTTCCAACGGCTGTGCGAGAAGGCGGGGGCGACCACCGCGACGTCGGTGTCGGCGAACACGGACATGCTCATCACCGGCGCGGACGTCGGCGCGAGCAAGCTGACCAAGGCGGAGAAGCTCGGGGTCGAGGTCGTCGACCAGGGCGGGATCTGGCAGCAGCTGATCGCGGCGGGCATCGCCTAGAGCCGTTGTGGAATTCCTCCGGCGGCCATGTCGAATCCGGGGGTTCCCGTTCGACGCGTTGGTGAGGACACCGACGACACCAGATCTGAAGGAGACCCGCGATGCGCCCGCTCATCGTCACCGAGTTCCTGTCCCTCGACGGCGTCGTCGACTCGCCCGGCGGCGGCGCCCACCCGCACGCGGGCTGGACGTTCAAGGACGTCGAGTTCGACGCGGCGGCCTACGAGATCAAGGGCCGGGAGCAGCAGGAGGCCTCCGCGATGCTGATGGGCCGGGTCAGCTACGACGAGTTCGCCCCCGTCTGGCCGAAGATGGAGGAGTTCGCGGAGTACAACGCGATGCCGAAGTACGTCGTGTCCTCCACGCTCACCGACCCGGAGTGGAACAACACCACCGTGCTGCGCTCCCTCGACGAGGTCGCCGCGCTCAAGAAGGAGGACGGCGGCCCGATCCTCGTGCACGGCAGCCCCATGCTCGCGCAGGGCCTCGCCGCCGCGGGCCTGGTCGACCGCTACCACCTGCTGACCTTTCCCATCGTGCTCGGCGGTGGGAAGCGGCTGTTCGCGACCGACGGCACGGACAAGCGGAAGCTGACCCTGGTCGAGCACGCCACCTTCGGCAACGGCGTCCAGCTCGCGGTCTTCGACGTCGCGGGCTGAGCACCCGGCGGCCGGTCGCCCCGCTCCGACGGGACGACCGGCCGGGGAGTCGTCGGCCTACGGCGAAGAGGAACTGCCGTAGCCGCGGACCTGGCTCGGAAACGGGTCTTCGGCGTGCTTGTGGGCCGTTGTCCGGCTCATGTGGACGGCGTACCGCCCGCCCGATCACCAGGCGCACGCCGCGGTCCTGATTCGAGCCGGTGGACTGCGAACTCGAACTCGGCTTCGTCCTGCGCCACCCCCTGCTCAACGCCACCACCACCGAAGCCGAGTCCGCCATCGGCGCGTTCGCCCTCCTGTGCGACTTCACCGCCCGCGACGTCCGGAGGCCCGAGATGCGCAGCGGTTTCGGGCCGCGGAAGGCGAAGCACTTCCTCAGTTCGCTGTCGGAGACCCGGCTACTCCCTCGGAGAACTCCTCACCCTGGGGGTGATACCCGGTGTGCCAAGGGCGGTCGAGCACCCGTGGCTACCGCGTGGACGGGGCCTGAACCGGCGGACTGGCCGGGACAGCGGCGATGCTTCGCAGCCGGGCGTCGCCGACCATGGTGAGCATGTCCGTGCGGGTCGGGCTCCACCCCAGTTCCCGGCGGGTCCGCGGTGCGCGGATCCGGCTCGACGCGGCGAGGATCAGGGCGCCGAACTCGCCCCACACCTCGGTCGCCTCCCGCGGGGTGAGGGAACGGGTGGGGCGGCTGAGGTCGTCGGCCACGGCTTGGGCGATCCACCGGTTCGGCGTCTCCCCGGCGACCGCGTGGTACAGCGCGCCGGGGGAGCCCTTGGCGAGGGCCAGGGCGAAAAGCGTTGCCACGTCGTCGATGTGCACGTGCGAGTAGGTGTTCAGGCCTTCGCCGACGTAGCACGCGGCGCCGGTGAGGGCGACCGAGCGGTAGACCATCGACATGTGCCCGTGGTCGCCCGGCCCCCAGATCAGTCCCGGCCGGACGACCATCGCGCGCACGTCGCGCCCGGCCGCTGACCGGACCAGGTCCTCGACGGCCCTTCTGCCCGCGGCCAGCGGTTCCACCGTGAACGGGTCGTCCTCGGCGAAGCTGTCCTCGCTCCAGGCGCCCGCCGTGCGCTGGAGGAGGACACCGCTGCCGGAGGTGAACAGGAACGCCTTCCCGGTGCCGGCGAGCGCGTCGAGCAGGTCGCCGACGACGCGTTCCTCCTGCTGCGCCTCGAGTTGGGCGGCGAACACCACGGCGTCGAACCGCGCGGCGGCCCGGACGGCCTCGTCCAGGCCGCCCCGCAACGGCGTGATGCCTTGCCGCACAAGGTTTTCAGTTGACTCCTCGGTGCGGGCCAGGCCCGTGACGTCGTGGCCGTCGGTGGCGAGGTGGCTCGCGACGCCGCCCCCGACGAAGCCGGTGGCGCCGATGACCAGGACGGTCACGAGGTCTTCGCGAGGAAGGAGCGCAGGGCGTCCAGGAACCACTCGGGCGCTTCCTCCGCCACGAAGTGGCCGGTGGGCGCGACGAGACCGGTGAGGTCGTCGGCGAAGGGGCGCAGGGCGTCCGTGGTCTGCTTCCCCACGGAGGCCCGCCCGCCGATGGACAGGACCGGCATGGTCAGCCGCCGGGTCTCCAGCGCCGCCCGGTTCTCCCGGCCGTCGTCGAGCAGGGTGCGGTAGTGCCCGAAGCCGCCGCGGAGTCGATCACGGCCCTGGTAGGCGGCCGCGTAGAAGGCGAGTTCCTCGTCGGTGAACGTCGAGGGCGCGCTCCTGGCGCCGAACGTGGCCTTGATGAACTCCAGCTCGCGGCCGTCCATCAGCATCTCGGGGATGGCCGGGGCCATGAAGAACCCGAAGTGCCACGAGCCGCCGGTGACGACGTTCATCGACTCCTCCAGGTCGACTCCGGGGAGGAAGGCGTCGAGCAGCACCACCGCCGCGACCTCGTCGGGGCGGTGCAGCGCCCAGGCGAACGCGACCATGCTGCCGATGTCGTGCCCGATGACGATCGCGGGCCCCGACAGGCCCAAGGTCGCGAGCAGGCCGTGCAGATCCTTGGCCTGGTCGGCTTTTCCGTAGCCGTCGGCGGGGCGGTCGCTGGCCCCGGTGCCCCGCAGGTCCGGGACCACCACCGTGTGGTGCTCGGCGAGGGCGGGCATGACCCTTGCCCAGGCGCGGCCGGTCTGGGGCCAGCCGTGCAGCAGGACCACCAGCGGCCCCTGC
This window contains:
- a CDS encoding LysR family transcriptional regulator, which gives rise to MDVRQLRYFLAVVDADSVHQAAARLRVAQPSVSQALRKLERELGCELFHRVKRRLVLNAAGQALVEPARELVRSLDVVKATVQAVDGVSGGRLAISSMPSQAVSPLASLIGGFLRRHPGVEVGVSTAARPEDVCDAVRDGAAEVGLVAVPNGPLREPGLRVVPLEVQRFVLVARDPDDLPGGTGPLRPEELRGLGLVVGQRGTGMRRAADAVLAATDCRVAVRVEQREALLPLVLAGAGVAVVADSWRPLALAAGLVVRPLAVDESLHVALVAPGTRPTPAAAAFLEAALD
- the ligA gene encoding NAD-dependent DNA ligase LigA encodes the protein MNARERIQELADRIVVLRDAYYRGSPLVADAEYDVVEDELRELVGAHPDLAPDPNPLEQVGAPGVLHAPIRHSRPMLSLEKATRPEQVAAFFGRFPGQPVVVMPKLDGLSLALVYENGRLARAVTRGDGTTGDDVTTLVRALADGVPKRVGAPGRVEVRGEAVMLRSTFSAYNVAHPDKPLINPRNAAAGTLRAKDPATVAERRLQFFAFDLDTDPDTAETDLHVALTTLGFAVADMRHRDDADSAQAVIGEIERQRNELDYDLDGAVLRLADRDAYAAAGTRSNSPRGALAFKFAAEEKTTVLSDVVWDVGKTGKIAPVAWLEPVFVGGTTVTRATLANQEVIKARGIRIGDTVLVRRAGDVIPFVAGVLDASKRTGAEREIVPPTECPSCAQSLTEQGNSRELFCTNVACPAQTVRRLVHWASRAAADLDAIGGVWIERLAEAGILEHPSDFYALTRETLLEFDRIGEVSATRMVESIDAGRQVGLRRALIGLAIPMASEGTATRLCRAGFGSLEEVADSSLEDLVAVEDIGPKVAASLIEHLTRLRPELRRLRQRGVSLDVREEDLPPVVAAGAPLAGKTVVITGAISDPRSGEKVARPTFQRLCEKAGATTATSVSANTDMLITGADVGASKLTKAEKLGVEVVDQGGIWQQLIAAGIA
- a CDS encoding dihydrofolate reductase family protein — encoded protein: MRPLIVTEFLSLDGVVDSPGGGAHPHAGWTFKDVEFDAAAYEIKGREQQEASAMLMGRVSYDEFAPVWPKMEEFAEYNAMPKYVVSSTLTDPEWNNTTVLRSLDEVAALKKEDGGPILVHGSPMLAQGLAAAGLVDRYHLLTFPIVLGGGKRLFATDGTDKRKLTLVEHATFGNGVQLAVFDVAG
- a CDS encoding fumarylacetoacetate hydrolase family protein, encoding MDCELELGFVLRHPLLNATTTEAESAIGAFALLCDFTARDVRRPEMRSGFGPRKAKHFLSSLSETRLLPRRTPHPGGDTRCAKGGRAPVATAWTGPEPADWPGQRRCFAAGRRRPW
- a CDS encoding NAD-dependent epimerase/dehydratase family protein; amino-acid sequence: MTVLVIGATGFVGGGVASHLATDGHDVTGLARTEESTENLVRQGITPLRGGLDEAVRAAARFDAVVFAAQLEAQQEERVVGDLLDALAGTGKAFLFTSGSGVLLQRTAGAWSEDSFAEDDPFTVEPLAAGRRAVEDLVRSAAGRDVRAMVVRPGLIWGPGDHGHMSMVYRSVALTGAACYVGEGLNTYSHVHIDDVATLFALALAKGSPGALYHAVAGETPNRWIAQAVADDLSRPTRSLTPREATEVWGEFGALILAASSRIRAPRTRRELGWSPTRTDMLTMVGDARLRSIAAVPASPPVQAPSTR
- a CDS encoding alpha/beta hydrolase, yielding MSGTSHDSTALHSWLPSGFDVRTADVDGVRFSAAVGGQGPLVVLLHGWPQTGRAWARVMPALAEHHTVVVPDLRGTGASDRPADGYGKADQAKDLHGLLATLGLSGPAIVIGHDIGSMVAFAWALHRPDEVAAVVLLDAFLPGVDLEESMNVVTGGSWHFGFFMAPAIPEMLMDGRELEFIKATFGARSAPSTFTDEELAFYAAAYQGRDRLRGGFGHYRTLLDDGRENRAALETRRLTMPVLSIGGRASVGKQTTDALRPFADDLTGLVAPTGHFVAEEAPEWFLDALRSFLAKTS